One window from the genome of Phalacrocorax aristotelis chromosome 20, bGulAri2.1, whole genome shotgun sequence encodes:
- the LOC142066757 gene encoding platelet-activating factor receptor-like, which produces MNSSVPGLLPAGRPGECVPSDPVQFVLVPAVYCLVLCVGLPGNLVALLVFLQSGKVKKAIRIYLINLTLADILFNLTLPLWIPYYLAGGDWLLSEAACRLAGAAYYLATYSAVTFMALISFNRYCAVRAARRELPLTGRRGAALACALAWLLGLGCAVPTLAARQTFPARAGATACFEQHSRQRAYAYAMVGFFAAAFLVVLGTYASIAWALSVPAAASPGSHRQQARTMVLGMLLVFVVCVAPYHLTLAPWVDSQPPVPLCGPPATLDVLHMLSVALLSLNSCLDPLIYCFSIRCFRADLGRTLRKIGRCLPLSPPAPTGPGPSARASSFASS; this is translated from the coding sequence ATGAACAGCTCGGTGCCGGGGCTGCTGCCAGCGGGGCGCCCTGGCGAGTGCGTGCCCAGCGACCCAGTACAGTTCGTGCTGGTTCCCGCCGTCTACTGCCTGGTGCTGTGTGTGGGGCTGCCAGGCAACCTGGTGGCCTTGCTGGTCTTCCTGCAGAGCGGCAAGGTGAAGAAGGCCATCCGCATCTACCTCATCAACCTCACGCTGGCCGACATCCTCTTCAACCTCACCCTGCCCCTCTGGATCCCCTACTACCTGGCCGGGGGGGACTGGCTGCTCTCGGAGGCCGCCTGCCGCCTGGCCGGGGCCGCCTACTACCTGGCGACCTACAGCGCTGTCACCTTCATGGCACTCATCAGCTTCAACCGGTACTGCGCGgtgcgggcggcgcggcgggagcTGCCGCTGACGGGGCGCCGGGGGGCCGCGCTGGCCTGTGCCCtggcctggctgctggggctgggctgcgcCGTGCCCACCTTGGCAGCCCGGCAGACCTTCCCCGCCCGCGCCGGGGCCACCGCCTGCTTCGAGCAGCACAGCCGGCAGCGGGCGTACGCCTACGCCATGGTGGGCTTCTTTGCCGCCGCCTTCCTGGTGGTGCTGGGCACCTACGCCTCCATCGCCTGGGCGCTCTCGGTGCCTGCCGCTGCCTCGCCGGGCTCCCACCGGCAGCAGGCGCGCACCAtggtgctggggatgctgctggtCTTTGTGGTCTGCGTGGCCCCCTACCACCTCACGCTGGCCCCCTGGGTGGACAGCCAGCCCCCTGTGCCACTTTGCGGGCCCCCCGCCACCCTGGACGTGCTGCACATGCTAAGCGTGGCCCTGCTCAGCCTCAACAGCTGCCTCGACCCCCTCATCTACTGCTTCTCCATCCGGTGCTTCCGCGCCGACCTGGGACGGACCCTGCGCAAGATCGGCCGGTGCCTCCCGCTCTCCCCACCGGCCCCCACCGGGCCCGGGCCCAGCGCCCGGGCATCCTCCTTTGCCTCCTCATAG